In bacterium, the DNA window ATAAATTTAATTAAAAATAATCACTTCAGCTGGCGGCGATGCGAATTCTTTGATAGACTTGCACTTTCAGAAAAGCGCTTATGGTAAAGTACATTAAAAGGATGTTCATGGACAGAAAGCTTATTTATTCCGTTATTCTTTCGTGTTTGACTGTGTGGGGGTTTCATTATTTTTTTGGGCATAAAGCGGCGGTTGAACAAGGCGTTGTGGCAGTTGGGCAGCAAGCAGAAGTGGTTACTGGTAATGCGATTCGTGTGCCTGCAGTTGAAAATTTACACAAACAATTGCAGCTTGATCCAAATATTAACGAACAAAAGAGTGTAGGCGAAGAAGTTTTGGTTACGCTTAAGACCGATTTGGTTGAAGCGACTTTTTCAAGTTTTGGCGGCGTGTTGAAAAGCATGAGCTTCTTACAGCATCAAGGCAAGCAACATGAGCCATTGCAAACCCTTGCTACGCATAAAGTGCTTAAAGAATCCAAGTTGCAACATTCTTGTTTCTTGTTGGCGTTTGAAGAAAATACGCCGTACAACTATTCTTTGCTTGATCATCATCAAGATAATGATAAAGAAGTAGTGGTGTTTGGTACGCAGTATGCTGGCTGGCAGATTAAAAAAAGCTATACCTTGCACAAGGACAGCTACAAAGTTGATGTGGTATTAGATTTTATCCCACAGGGTAGAGTTCAGCCGCTTAGTCCGCGGCTTTATTTTATGGCGCCGTATAGCCCAGAACTGGTTGATGACGTTATTCAGCCAATTATGTTCAACGAACGGAATGCATCGCTTGATATTAAAACGTTAGACGATGTTCAAGGGTTGGCTTGGTATTGGGCTGGCAAGCGCATTATTTTTGGTGCAAGTGACCGTTATTTTGCCCACACGTTAGTGAGTGATGACAATAAATTTGTACAACGAGCTTATTATAATATTGTCGATCAATCCGCTGTTATGCCGATTCTTGAAGGTTATCAAGTGACTGAAGCCAAGACGTGTGCGATGTCATTTTATATTGGTCCAAAAGTGTATGATCACTTAGCAGCTGTTGACGAACAATTAACCGATATTATGTCTTTTGGCTGGCTTTCATGGTTGTGTAAGCTTATGCTTAAGCTTCTTGATTATGTGTATAATTTTGTTGGAAACTATGGGTTAGCGATTATTGTTTTGAGCATTTTGTTGCGGTTGCCATTTTTGCCCCTTTCTTTTTATTCCCGTGGCATTATGGAATCGTATCAAAAGCATCAACCATTTATTCAACGCATTCGAGTTAAATTTAAAAATAATCCGCAGCAGATGCAGCAAGAAATTATGCGTTATCATCAGGATCATAATTTGCCGGTTGCTGCACCATTGATTGGCTGTTTGCCTATTTTATTGCAGTTGCCGATATTATTCTCATTGTATCGTGTTTTAAGTAACTATCTTGATTTGTACCAAGCGCCATTTTTTGGCTGGATTGTTGATTTGTCTGCAAAAGATCCGTTGTATGTTTTACCTATTTTAATGGGGCTTTCCATGGTTTGGCAACAAAGTCTGACTCCTGGCAGTGATGGCCGCCAGCGCGTGGTGATGGGCTTTTCAGCTTTGGTTATGACGGTTGTTTTTGCTGGATTTCCCGCAGGGCTTGTGCTGTATTGGTTTATGAATAATATCTTGACGATTGCTGAAGATTATCTGCGTCGTCTTGTTGTTAGATAATATTTAAAGGAAGCCCGTGTTTGAGCTTTCTCCAACATTGCAAAAATTGGTACGGCAGCTGAATAAGGTGCCGTACCTTGCATCAAAAAATGTCTATCGAGTTGCTATGTATTTCTTAAACAGCAGCCAAGAACAAGTTGAGCAATTGTGCCGAACTATTATTGAAGCAAAAGAAGTTATTAAACCGTGCGAGGTTTGCTTTAATTGGACGGAAGGACAGGCATTGTGTTCGATATGCACCTCAACTCAACGAAAAAAATCAACCGTTTGTATTGTTGAAACGTGGTATGATTTATACGCGCTTGAACGAGCTGGCGAGTTTAATGGTGTGTACCATGTTTTGGGTGGTTCATTGTGTCCCTTGGAAGGTATCGGGCCTGAAAATCTTACCATAGAGCCTTTAGTTAAACGATTAGATGGTTCAATTACTGAGCTTATTTTTGCGACGAATGCAACGCCAGAAGGTGAGGCGACGGCGAGTTATATTTTTTCAAAAATAAAACATACTGGGGTTGCTGTTTCAAAATTGGCGAGTGGTATGCCAACGGGTTCAAGCCTGGAACATATGGATCGTATTACGTTGTGTAAAGCGTTGTCGGGTAGAAGGCCGTTTTGAAATTACGTCAATACATTCTTTTTTTAGCCTTGTTTTTTTTTTCTTCTTTTCTTCATTCTGTTGTGCACAACGTAGCAGAATCTGTTAAAAATTTAACCATCAAAAGCCTTGCTCAGTCGGTGCAAAATCAAGATATTATTATCTTTGAGGGGCAGGTTGAGGCGCTGATTGGCAAGACGTTTCATTTGTGGGCCGATCGTGTTCACGTTGATAAAAAAAATCTCATTGCTACAGCGGCTGGCGGATCTAGGACTCCCGTGAAACTTGAAAGTAATGATTTTGTTATGTTGGCTGATGAACTTGTGCTCGATCTTGCAAAAAAAACGGGGCATGCTAAAAACTTAAAAATTCATATTCAAGAAGGCTTTTTGTCGGCTGATCGAGCAGAAAAAAAGAGTGATAATGAGTGGAGCATGCGCGATATGGTTTATACCGCATGTGACGCAGATCACAGCCATTGGCACTTGTCGGCCGTGCATGCGTATGTAAAAAGCAACTATCTGGTCTGTGTTTCTGGTGTTTTGTTGCGCGTTGGCGGGCTACCAATTTTTGGATTGCCACGTATGGCGTTTCCTATTCAAGGCCATTCGCATTCGGGTTTTTTGATACCAAAAATTTATTTTGATTATGATAATGGGTTTGGCTTTAAGCAGGAATATTATCAGTATTTTGGCCCGCATGCCGATACAACACTTGGCATCGATTGGAATGATCAAAAAGGGATTGTATTTACTGATGAGTTTCGTTGGGCTCGATCGCCAGAAAGTTATGCGCTTTTCAAGGGGCATTATGCCATTGTACAGAATGCGTACAAACAAGAGAGTGGCAAGATTTTTTCAGGCACCCAGCATCGTTACTGGGTCGAAGGTAAAGATTTTTATTCATTTGATCTGCCGGCTCTTAAGGCACACGTAAGCAGTCTTTTGTGTGTTGATTTTGGGACTGATAAGCGGATTGGGTACCAATTTTTTAATACCATTCAAGATATCGATGATGTGTTTTATAACGCATGGCTTTTTCGTATTTTATGGCCGCGGGATGTGATCAATTTGGGCATGGGCCGGACAAGAACACAACGGCAACAGTTTGCAGATTTATCGGGAAATGAAAAAGAAATTCTGAATGGCTTGGTAACGGTTGCTCAGCTGAGTGATCCCAAAATTACGCCGCCGCTTGTTCAAAAAAAAGAATATGAAAATCGAGTGATTATTACGCAGCTGCCGTATTTTTCTTGGAATTCTGCTTATGCAAGGTGGGGTGGAATTTTTGCGTGGCGGCACGATTTATTTGTCGATCAAATTGATTATCGCGAAGAAGAATTAGCGCGATTGTTTGTTTATTCGTTGTTTGAAAGTGAAGAAAATATTGTTCCGCTTAATCATGCAATGTTGGTGCGGTTGAATTATCAATCGTGGCTGCAAGCTCTTTTTCCGTGGGCGGGTCATGCACTTCGCGTTGCGGTTCAGCCAGTGGCTCAGGTTCGTAGTTTGATAGAAAAAGACCGATATTTAAACAATAATGTTATTGAAAAGCGCTTGTTCGCGCACGGTTCATGGCGCTTATTTGCAACTAGTTTGGTTGAGTGGTCACTGCCAGAGCTATCATTTACGAGCGAGTCGTGGCGGAGTAATTATTTTGTGCAGCCGCTGGTGCGTTGGGAATATGTGCCACGCTTTGATCAGGATCATTGGTTTTATATCGATAAGCTTGATCGATTTTATGCACAAAATGAAATTAGTGCGGGCTTAAGCACGTCGATGATGCTGAATGATGTTGGGCTTGATATTGAAGTAACGCAAGGATACGATTTTAATCGGCAGTGCGATATTTTTCCATTAAAAAGAGGGGTTGGCGCTAGTCGTTTTTTACCCTTTCATTGTTCAGCGTCTTTGCAGCATTCGTGCTTACAATCAAGCGTTACGCAAGAGTGGGATATTTATGCCGGTAAATTGATGCATTCTTATTTTTTAAATGAGTTTTTAGCCGATCGAGTGAGTTTGGGGGCTGGCTATTTGTATCAAGCGCCTGATGCTCAGCGGCGTTGGGGGCTGCTTGCTAACACACCACATTTTTTAATATTTAATGGTTCGATGCCATTGAGCAAGCAATTTGCGGTTCATTATGATGGACAGTTTTATGCAGAAAAGGGCAAGCAATTTTTTGGATTAGCTCAAATTAAGCCTTTGTTGCATAAAGTACGCCTTGAGTATGAAGGTCATTGCTGGGGTTTTTATGTGGGCTATGAAGAGAAAAAATATCGAGAAATAGGTATTGAGAAAAGTGAACGGGCGTTGATTTTTTCTTTGCGGCTTGATTCTCTGGGTTCATTTGCCAAAAAATTTAAACGACCTAAACTTCATCAATAAAAGTCATTAATTTATGAGTACCGTTCTGGAAAGAGGATGATTGATACCATGCTTAAACTCGACTATGCGCGTTTTAAAAATCGCCGAAAAAAATTACGAGAATTTATTAAAAAACAGTATCCAGAGCTTGATAAGGGTGTTTTTGTTTTAGGCGCTGGCTTTGAACAAGAGCGACATCGTTTTCGTCAAGAGAGCTCGTTTTTTTATTTGACCGGGCTTCATGAGCCGGCGGCGGTTTTGTGTATGTATCTTGATGGCCGTGAAGTTTTGTATCTTCCAAATTTTGGGAATGAACGTGCAAAATGGGTGGAAGTTCATATTGATATACTAACTGATCCAGCGCTTGTTGGCGTTGACGCCATTTGTCATTTGAGTGAGCCTGTGCGTGGTTACTCGTATTCACCTTTTTTTGATGCTGCTTCTTATCAGCACTTGTTAAAAGATTTGGAACCGTATATTGCTAGTGACGCGCCATTGTTGACGCTACTTGATACTAATGCGCCGTATTTTGAACAAATTAAGCTTGTTGAAAAATGGTTAGAACATTTACCGCATAGTAAAAACCATGTCAAAGATGTTGCGCCGTTGCTCCATCATTTGCGTCGGATTAAAGATGAGCATGAATTGAGTGAGCTTGTAAAAGCTGTGGCCATTACCGAAAAGGCTCAATATAAGGCTCTGGAAGCTATTAAGCCGGGTGTTTATGAATATCAAATACGAGCAATTATTGAACATACCTTCATTGAACAAGGAGCTACGCGACCATCGTTTCCAAGTATTGTGGCCAGCGGCAAAAATTCAACCGTGTTGCATTATACTGCTAGTGGCAGGCAGCTTGAAAAAAATGATTTGGTCGTTGTTGATATTGGTGCTGAGTATGGTTGTTATGCGGCTGATTTAACGCGAACCTATCCAGTTGGAGGAGTGTTTTCTCCGCGACAGCGTGAAATTTATGAAGCGGTACTGGCAACACAAGAATATGTTGCCGCGTGTGCAAAACCTGGGATGTTTTTGCGAAATAGCCAGCAAAAAGAACAATCGCTCCATTATTTAGCGGTAGAGTTTTTACGAAAGCGTGGTTTTGCTCAGTATTTTCCGCATGGGCTTGGCCACTATTTAGGACTTGATGTTCACGACGTTGGCGACTATACCCGTCCGCTTGAAGTAGGCGATGTTTTTACCATTGAGCCGGGCATTTATATCCCAGCAGAATCGTTGGGCGTGCGCATTGAGGATGATTATGTTATGCGTGCTCATGGCGTGGAATGTTTAAGTGCTGCCCTCCCCAAAAAAATTGATGAGATTGAAGCGTTAATGGTCAAACAAACAAGAAAAATTTAGAAATTTTCTTGTTTGGAAATAAAATTTTGGCATAAATATTTGTTTAGGGTAGACTTTAAACAATTTGTGTTAATTTAGAAGAAGAAGATTTAATGGCGTTTTTTAACGATGAAGCCGGGGTAGCGTGGATCTTAAAAACTTAACGTATGAAGTGCGTAAAAAAGGGACGAAGTTTATTGTAGTTACCGGTGGTGTTTGTTCTTCAATTGGCAAGGGTGTGTTGGTTTCATCATTGGGTGTTTTGCTTAAGAATGCAGGCTATTCTGTTTCGGTAATTAAGTGGGATCCCTACTTAAATGTTGATCCCGGTACTATGTCACCACTTGAGCATGGCGAGGTTTTTGTTACGCATGATGGGGCTGAAACAGATCTTGATTTGGGCCATTATGAGCGTACTTTGGGTATAAGTTTATCGCGTGATTCGTCAGTTTCTTCTGGCCAAATCTTTAAAAGTATTTTAGATGGTGAGCGTGAAGGTAAATTTCTTGGTAAATGTATTCAACTGGTGCCGCATGTTGTTGATGCGATTAAATCGCGGCTTTTTGCATTTGCTTTAAATCACGATGTTGATTTTGTTTTGCTTGAAATTGGTGGGACGGTTGGCGATATTGAAGGTAAAGTTTTTCTTGAAGCGATTCGTCAAATTCGGAGTGATCTGCAACCAGCACATATATTTCATGGTCATTTAAGTTATGTTCCACGTTTAGAATGGACTGGTGAAGTTAAAACGAAGCCAACCCAGCATAGCGTTAACGCGTTAAAAGAAGAGGGCCTGGTGCCTGATTGTATCTTTTTACGTGCTGCTTTTGCCATTGGGCAGCAGCAGCGTCGTAAGCTTGCAACGATGTGTGGCGTAGCTGAAGATTTGATTTTTGAAGTTTTAACTTATAAGCCTGTTTATCCGTTGTTTATTGATTTGCAAAAACAAGGGGTGAGTAAGCGTATTCAGGAGTATTTTGGTATTTTGGCGGCAAAGTCATCAAATTTATCACAGTGGCAAGAGCTTATTGATCGTATCAATGCTTGCAAAAAGGTTGTTAAAGTTGCTTTGGTAGCAAAATATGTTGGCAGTAATGATCCATACATCAGTGTCATTGAAGCGATTAAGTCTGCCGGCTATGCGCATGATGTTGCGATTGATATAGTAGTCATAGACGCTGAAAAGCTTGAAGGGGCTCGCAATTCCGAAAATTGGGATTTATTAAAGTCTGTTGATGGAATTATTATTCCGGGTGGTTTTGATAAGCGTGGCGGAGAGGGCAAAATGGCGGCCGTACGTTGGGCGCGTGAACAGAATGTGCCATATTTAGGTTTGTGCCTGGGTATGCAGGTTATGCTCATAGAATTTGGTCGGTCTCTCGTTCAGCTTGAGCAAGCAAATACGACGGAATTTGATAAAAATACTCCTCATCCGGTGATTTCTTTACTTGAAGAGCAGGCAAAGGTAGTGACAAAAGGGGCATCAATGCGGCTTGGAGAATATGCTTGTAAATTAGTACCCGGCACCAAATCGGCCCAGGCTTATGGGCAAGATGTGGTTTCAGAACGGCATAGGCATCGGTATGAATTTAACAATAAATACAAGGCTGCCTATGAGGCACAGGGGGTTGTTTTTGCTGGACTTAACCCTGAATCAGGACTTGTTGAAATTGCCGAATTACAAGGACATCCGTTCATGGTTGGGGTGCAATTTCATCCTGAGTTTTTGTCAAGTCCGCTTAAGCCGCATGCATTGTTTAAGGCTTTTGTTGGCGCCGTTCTTGAACAAATAAATAAGAAGTAAGTATTAATCTATTTGACCGCTGCGTTTTTTTGTTCTAAAATTGGTAGTAAATCATCCAAAATTGTTAGTAAATCATTGATTTTTTAGATAAAATAGCTTTTTCTTAAGGGCCAAGTCACCATGAATATGAATAAAACGTTTATGTTAAGAAAAGAAGATCGTAAGCCAGAATGGCATGTGATTGATGCTTCAGGGCTTGTTTTGGGACGTCTTGCGACGCGCGTTGCTGATGTTTTGCGCGGCAAAAATCGCCCAGAATTTACGCCGCATGAAGATGCTGGTGACTATGTTGTTATCATCAACTGTGAAAAGATTATGTTGACTGGTGATAAAGTAAACCAAAAGATTTATACCGCATTTTCTGGTTTTAGAGGCGGTCTTAAGAAATTGACAGCGCGTCAAGTTTTTGATAGAGATCCAGCCATGATTATTGAAAAGGCTGTTAAGGGTATGTTGCCAAAAAATAAATTGAGCGACAGAATCATTAAAAAATTGAAAGTCTATAAAGGCTCTGAGCATCCTCATCAAGCTCAAATTTAATCGAGACTTTCTAGAGTTTAGTAAATAAAAAAAGCAGCTGCAAGGCTGCTTTTTTTTATGAATATGCGTAATTCTATTAGTAACTTTTTGGCAGGGCAATGAATACAGTACAGCAGACATTAAAACAAGAACTTGTTTTTTCAGGCATTGGGGTACATTCGGGCCTCTTTTCATCGGTTAAGTTAATTCCTGCACCAGCTGATACGGGCATTGTTTTTCGACATGAACAATTTCCAGATGATTCCTTTTGTGTTGGTAAGGTTGTGCCTGAAATTGCGTTACATGCTACTGTTATTAAGCATGGTAAGTGGATGATTAGTACCATCGAACACTTAATGGCGGCTTTAATGATGATGAGCGTTGATAATGTTATTGTTGTTGTTGACGGGGTCGAAATTCCTATTCTTGACGGCAGTGCGTTTCCGTTTGTTCAAGGGATTATGCATAGTGGCTTACAGCCTCAGAATCAGTTAAAAAAATTTCTGACGCCAACGCGTGTTTTAACATTTGAGCTTGAAGATCGCTTTTTGCAAATTTCACCTGCTGTTTCAGGTTCTGATCCCATGCTTTTTATTGATTATACCGCTGAGTTTGATAATCATACCAAAAATGTAGCGCAGCTGAGTGGGGTAGTTACACAAGATTTTTTTGAGCGTGAAGTAGCACCTGCTCGAACTTTTGGTTATGTTGGGCAGTTGCCATTTTTAAGAAAACATGGTTTGGCTCAGGGAACATCGCTGGGGAATACTGTTGTTGCTGGGGACGAGGGGTATATAAATGATGTGCGGTATCATGATGAATTTGTTCGCCATAAATTTTTAGATTTGATTGGTGATTTGAGTTTGTTGGGGCGATCGCTTATTGGTTCTATTTCTGCCAGAAAGACGGGGCATAGTTTTAATCGGTTGGTGATTCAACATTACTGTCAGCATCCAACTGAGTGGCTTGTGATTTAAAAATTAAACTAAATTTTATGCTAAAAAAAGGCGCCGTTTAAACGGCGCCTTTTTTGTTTGTGAAAAAGTTATGATTAGCTAAAGAATGTTATTATTTTGTGGTATAGACTGG includes these proteins:
- a CDS encoding LPS-assembly protein LptD codes for the protein MHNVAESVKNLTIKSLAQSVQNQDIIIFEGQVEALIGKTFHLWADRVHVDKKNLIATAAGGSRTPVKLESNDFVMLADELVLDLAKKTGHAKNLKIHIQEGFLSADRAEKKSDNEWSMRDMVYTACDADHSHWHLSAVHAYVKSNYLVCVSGVLLRVGGLPIFGLPRMAFPIQGHSHSGFLIPKIYFDYDNGFGFKQEYYQYFGPHADTTLGIDWNDQKGIVFTDEFRWARSPESYALFKGHYAIVQNAYKQESGKIFSGTQHRYWVEGKDFYSFDLPALKAHVSSLLCVDFGTDKRIGYQFFNTIQDIDDVFYNAWLFRILWPRDVINLGMGRTRTQRQQFADLSGNEKEILNGLVTVAQLSDPKITPPLVQKKEYENRVIITQLPYFSWNSAYARWGGIFAWRHDLFVDQIDYREEELARLFVYSLFESEENIVPLNHAMLVRLNYQSWLQALFPWAGHALRVAVQPVAQVRSLIEKDRYLNNNVIEKRLFAHGSWRLFATSLVEWSLPELSFTSESWRSNYFVQPLVRWEYVPRFDQDHWFYIDKLDRFYAQNEISAGLSTSMMLNDVGLDIEVTQGYDFNRQCDIFPLKRGVGASRFLPFHCSASLQHSCLQSSVTQEWDIYAGKLMHSYFLNEFLADRVSLGAGYLYQAPDAQRRWGLLANTPHFLIFNGSMPLSKQFAVHYDGQFYAEKGKQFFGLAQIKPLLHKVRLEYEGHCWGFYVGYEEKKYREIGIEKSERALIFSLRLDSLGSFAKKFKRPKLHQ
- the recR gene encoding recombination protein RecR; this encodes MFELSPTLQKLVRQLNKVPYLASKNVYRVAMYFLNSSQEQVEQLCRTIIEAKEVIKPCEVCFNWTEGQALCSICTSTQRKKSTVCIVETWYDLYALERAGEFNGVYHVLGGSLCPLEGIGPENLTIEPLVKRLDGSITELIFATNATPEGEATASYIFSKIKHTGVAVSKLASGMPTGSSLEHMDRITLCKALSGRRPF
- the yidC gene encoding membrane protein insertase YidC gives rise to the protein MDRKLIYSVILSCLTVWGFHYFFGHKAAVEQGVVAVGQQAEVVTGNAIRVPAVENLHKQLQLDPNINEQKSVGEEVLVTLKTDLVEATFSSFGGVLKSMSFLQHQGKQHEPLQTLATHKVLKESKLQHSCFLLAFEENTPYNYSLLDHHQDNDKEVVVFGTQYAGWQIKKSYTLHKDSYKVDVVLDFIPQGRVQPLSPRLYFMAPYSPELVDDVIQPIMFNERNASLDIKTLDDVQGLAWYWAGKRIIFGASDRYFAHTLVSDDNKFVQRAYYNIVDQSAVMPILEGYQVTEAKTCAMSFYIGPKVYDHLAAVDEQLTDIMSFGWLSWLCKLMLKLLDYVYNFVGNYGLAIIVLSILLRLPFLPLSFYSRGIMESYQKHQPFIQRIRVKFKNNPQQMQQEIMRYHQDHNLPVAAPLIGCLPILLQLPILFSLYRVLSNYLDLYQAPFFGWIVDLSAKDPLYVLPILMGLSMVWQQSLTPGSDGRQRVVMGFSALVMTVVFAGFPAGLVLYWFMNNILTIAEDYLRRLVVR
- a CDS encoding aminopeptidase P family protein codes for the protein MIDTMLKLDYARFKNRRKKLREFIKKQYPELDKGVFVLGAGFEQERHRFRQESSFFYLTGLHEPAAVLCMYLDGREVLYLPNFGNERAKWVEVHIDILTDPALVGVDAICHLSEPVRGYSYSPFFDAASYQHLLKDLEPYIASDAPLLTLLDTNAPYFEQIKLVEKWLEHLPHSKNHVKDVAPLLHHLRRIKDEHELSELVKAVAITEKAQYKALEAIKPGVYEYQIRAIIEHTFIEQGATRPSFPSIVASGKNSTVLHYTASGRQLEKNDLVVVDIGAEYGCYAADLTRTYPVGGVFSPRQREIYEAVLATQEYVAACAKPGMFLRNSQQKEQSLHYLAVEFLRKRGFAQYFPHGLGHYLGLDVHDVGDYTRPLEVGDVFTIEPGIYIPAESLGVRIEDDYVMRAHGVECLSAALPKKIDEIEALMVKQTRKI
- the rplM gene encoding 50S ribosomal protein L13, which translates into the protein MNKTFMLRKEDRKPEWHVIDASGLVLGRLATRVADVLRGKNRPEFTPHEDAGDYVVIINCEKIMLTGDKVNQKIYTAFSGFRGGLKKLTARQVFDRDPAMIIEKAVKGMLPKNKLSDRIIKKLKVYKGSEHPHQAQI
- the lpxC gene encoding UDP-3-O-[3-hydroxymyristoyl] N-acetylglucosamine deacetylase; its protein translation is MNTVQQTLKQELVFSGIGVHSGLFSSVKLIPAPADTGIVFRHEQFPDDSFCVGKVVPEIALHATVIKHGKWMISTIEHLMAALMMMSVDNVIVVVDGVEIPILDGSAFPFVQGIMHSGLQPQNQLKKFLTPTRVLTFELEDRFLQISPAVSGSDPMLFIDYTAEFDNHTKNVAQLSGVVTQDFFEREVAPARTFGYVGQLPFLRKHGLAQGTSLGNTVVAGDEGYINDVRYHDEFVRHKFLDLIGDLSLLGRSLIGSISARKTGHSFNRLVIQHYCQHPTEWLVI
- a CDS encoding CTP synthase, which codes for MRKKGTKFIVVTGGVCSSIGKGVLVSSLGVLLKNAGYSVSVIKWDPYLNVDPGTMSPLEHGEVFVTHDGAETDLDLGHYERTLGISLSRDSSVSSGQIFKSILDGEREGKFLGKCIQLVPHVVDAIKSRLFAFALNHDVDFVLLEIGGTVGDIEGKVFLEAIRQIRSDLQPAHIFHGHLSYVPRLEWTGEVKTKPTQHSVNALKEEGLVPDCIFLRAAFAIGQQQRRKLATMCGVAEDLIFEVLTYKPVYPLFIDLQKQGVSKRIQEYFGILAAKSSNLSQWQELIDRINACKKVVKVALVAKYVGSNDPYISVIEAIKSAGYAHDVAIDIVVIDAEKLEGARNSENWDLLKSVDGIIIPGGFDKRGGEGKMAAVRWAREQNVPYLGLCLGMQVMLIEFGRSLVQLEQANTTEFDKNTPHPVISLLEEQAKVVTKGASMRLGEYACKLVPGTKSAQAYGQDVVSERHRHRYEFNNKYKAAYEAQGVVFAGLNPESGLVEIAELQGHPFMVGVQFHPEFLSSPLKPHALFKAFVGAVLEQINKK